In one Arenibacter antarcticus genomic region, the following are encoded:
- a CDS encoding TonB-dependent receptor: MMKKTLQSVFLILFCFAAFQGFAQERVVTGNVVDEENLPLPGVTVQIKNTNTGSITDFDGNFTISVLDKSDNILIFSSLGFARQEVSLGSLSKLNVVMQDDINSLDEVVVVGYGTQKKENLTGAISQINADDIAMRAAPDIISTLQGLMPGLNIQVNTGDPSDTPDINIRGFNSINGGGPLVMIDGIEGEIGRVNPQDIQNVTVLKDAASAAIYGARGAFGVILITTKTGKSGDMRIDYTSNYGFTSPTTRTDFISDPYVYGKTVDAAIFGYNGSNFTGYNDMDWETIKMVANGEIEPFHQKQANGSHKFFYDTNWYDYLFKNIQPSSIHNISISGGGDKIKGYLSGRIYKRETINNIQDSDFDRYNLKSTITFDVTKWLQLSNNILFSRESSQEFGGFRNGYGGLWSTTTWYDLAAFYPHEVDGIPTDIGRSGSGGQGGGPAMEEGNNWRKYNTEQFTNTFRAKLTPTKNLELNFDYSNRITNTANTYRYNQFEYLSTDKLTLTTAGINQLGEYRWRNYYKAMNVFATYKLDIDKTHHFKLLGGYNQEDFDQDRVFAQQGGLLIRDKANLAFGTEMLKADGSALLWAVQGYFGRFNYDYKNKYLLEVNARYDGSSRFPEDSRWGFFPSISAGWQVNKEGFWKPIEDAVSALKLRASYGELGNQNVPVNTFQSLMPMGQSSWMDHGEPLNYVSAPGPLPKVVTWESTKTLDFGVDLGFMRNKFNASFDWYRKETEGMYLPGTPLPSTFGASEPRENLASLRNTGFELSLGYKDSFIVGGSPLTINASASVSNFKGIITKYDNPEGLMSSYWEGQELGQIWGYRTDGQFQSDEEAKAYQDSFDNPSQNLGQVYRYILNIVQNNEWSKLRAGDIKYVDTNGDGKIDRGNYTLEDHGDLVPIGNAMPKYNFGFNINTSWKGIDFSMAGAGIGKQNWYPTGDIYWGTYQRPYLTLLRKDLVNSAWTPEKGGKFPQISRGYASLGSNRSLYEMNDLYMENVGYVRVKNLTVGYTFPQEIMSKISVRKLRIYFSGENLFTWRLGDLTKYVDPEQAGSAINYSSPGSAVGRADLRDYPLGKTISLGVNLGL, from the coding sequence ATGATGAAGAAAACTTTACAAAGTGTATTTCTGATATTATTTTGCTTCGCTGCCTTCCAAGGTTTTGCTCAAGAGCGGGTAGTCACTGGTAATGTAGTAGATGAAGAAAACTTGCCCTTACCTGGGGTGACTGTTCAAATAAAAAACACCAATACAGGGTCAATAACGGATTTTGATGGGAACTTTACTATTTCGGTGCTGGATAAAAGTGATAATATATTGATATTTTCTTCTCTAGGATTCGCTCGTCAAGAAGTTTCTCTGGGGTCTCTGAGTAAGCTAAACGTTGTTATGCAGGATGATATCAATAGTTTGGATGAAGTTGTGGTAGTAGGGTATGGAACTCAGAAAAAAGAGAACTTAACCGGAGCCATAAGTCAAATAAATGCGGATGATATTGCAATGAGAGCTGCGCCAGATATCATTAGCACTTTGCAAGGTTTAATGCCCGGATTAAATATTCAGGTAAATACCGGTGATCCTTCGGATACTCCGGATATTAATATACGTGGGTTTAATTCTATTAATGGGGGCGGCCCACTAGTGATGATTGATGGTATTGAAGGTGAAATAGGCCGAGTAAATCCTCAAGATATTCAGAATGTCACGGTCCTTAAAGATGCGGCTTCGGCTGCTATATATGGCGCCAGGGGAGCTTTTGGGGTAATACTGATAACTACTAAGACAGGGAAGTCTGGAGATATGAGAATTGATTATACAAGTAATTATGGATTTACCAGTCCTACTACTAGAACAGATTTTATATCTGACCCTTATGTATATGGGAAGACGGTAGATGCGGCAATTTTTGGTTACAACGGATCTAATTTTACGGGATATAATGATATGGATTGGGAAACCATTAAAATGGTCGCTAATGGAGAAATAGAACCGTTTCATCAAAAACAAGCTAATGGCTCACACAAGTTTTTTTATGATACAAACTGGTACGACTACCTGTTTAAAAATATTCAGCCTTCCTCAATTCATAATATATCTATTTCTGGAGGAGGAGATAAAATAAAAGGATATCTGTCTGGAAGAATTTATAAACGAGAAACCATTAATAACATTCAGGATTCTGATTTCGACAGATATAACTTAAAATCAACTATCACTTTTGATGTGACCAAGTGGTTGCAGTTGTCGAATAACATTCTGTTTAGCCGCGAATCTAGTCAGGAGTTTGGTGGATTCCGAAATGGTTATGGTGGGCTTTGGAGTACGACAACTTGGTACGATTTAGCAGCATTTTACCCTCATGAAGTTGATGGAATTCCAACAGATATAGGAAGAAGTGGAAGTGGCGGGCAAGGTGGTGGTCCTGCTATGGAAGAGGGTAATAACTGGCGTAAATACAACACCGAACAATTTACAAATACGTTTAGAGCAAAACTTACGCCAACCAAAAATTTAGAATTAAATTTTGATTATAGTAATAGGATTACTAACACGGCAAATACATATCGCTATAATCAGTTTGAATATTTATCCACAGATAAACTTACGCTGACGACTGCAGGAATTAATCAGCTTGGGGAGTATAGATGGCGTAATTATTATAAGGCGATGAATGTTTTCGCAACCTATAAATTAGATATTGACAAAACTCACCACTTTAAGTTGTTAGGTGGGTACAATCAAGAAGACTTTGACCAAGATAGGGTGTTTGCACAACAAGGAGGATTATTGATTAGGGATAAGGCTAATTTGGCTTTTGGAACAGAAATGTTAAAAGCAGATGGTTCCGCTCTTTTGTGGGCAGTACAAGGTTATTTTGGGAGATTTAATTATGATTATAAGAATAAATATTTGTTAGAAGTAAATGCTAGATATGATGGATCTTCTCGATTCCCTGAGGATAGTAGATGGGGCTTTTTTCCGTCCATTTCAGCTGGTTGGCAGGTTAACAAGGAGGGTTTCTGGAAGCCAATTGAGGACGCAGTTAGTGCCTTAAAACTAAGAGCCTCTTATGGGGAGCTCGGCAACCAAAATGTTCCAGTAAATACCTTTCAATCATTGATGCCTATGGGTCAGTCTAGTTGGATGGATCATGGCGAACCTTTAAACTATGTTTCTGCCCCCGGCCCCTTACCTAAGGTGGTCACCTGGGAATCTACAAAAACTCTTGATTTTGGAGTCGATTTAGGGTTTATGAGGAATAAATTTAACGCATCATTTGATTGGTATAGAAAGGAAACTGAAGGTATGTATTTACCAGGTACCCCTTTACCTTCCACTTTTGGAGCATCCGAACCTAGGGAAAATCTCGCATCTTTACGGAATACAGGTTTTGAGCTAAGTCTAGGCTACAAAGACTCCTTTATTGTTGGAGGTTCCCCACTTACCATAAACGCATCTGCTAGTGTTTCCAATTTTAAGGGAATCATCACAAAGTATGATAATCCTGAAGGTCTTATGAGCTCCTATTGGGAAGGTCAGGAACTTGGTCAAATATGGGGTTACCGTACCGACGGCCAATTTCAGTCCGATGAGGAGGCCAAAGCCTATCAGGATTCTTTCGATAATCCTTCTCAAAATCTGGGACAGGTGTATAGATATATTTTGAACATAGTTCAGAATAATGAATGGAGTAAATTAAGAGCAGGTGATATTAAGTACGTAGATACCAACGGAGACGGTAAAATAGACCGCGGAAACTATACCTTGGAAGATCACGGAGATTTAGTGCCTATTGGTAATGCAATGCCCAAATATAATTTTGGTTTTAATATCAATACCTCTTGGAAAGGTATTGATTTCTCCATGGCTGGTGCTGGAATTGGAAAACAAAATTGGTATCCAACAGGAGATATTTATTGGGGGACTTATCAGCGGCCCTATCTAACATTATTGAGAAAGGATTTGGTAAATAGTGCATGGACACCTGAGAAAGGAGGCAAGTTTCCTCAAATATCCAGAGGGTATGCTTCATTAGGGTCCAATCGCTCTCTTTATGAGATGAATGATCTTTATATGGAAAATGTTGGTTATGTAAGAGTTAAAAACCTCACTGTAGGCTATACGTTTCCTCAAGAAATAATGTCAAAAATAAGTGTGCGGAAACTCCGGATCTATTTTAGTGGAGAGAACCTATTCACATGGCGACTAGGGGACTTAACTAAATATGTAGATCCTGAGCAAGCAGGTTCGGCTATCAATTATTCTAGTCCAGGTAGTGCCGTTGGTAGGGCGGATTTAAGAGATTATCCTTTGGGGAAAACCATTTCCCTTGGAGTTAATTTGGGCTTATAA
- a CDS encoding phosphodiester glycosidase family protein: MRKYLIVSLLLAACFMGCSQDGQSAITEPPEVQIPKTDIEIISSAEWIIKEVSDEVVWKYFHFDKLFSSKQSVTVIEISAVPNVVSADIQYVESGFLKTSDAAVNTGAIAAINGSFFNTTNGGSTVFLKKDGNVINETRSGFDSHRENGGFGINSLGEVSINEKPVSGWEDVNVETLLVSGPLLMKNGEDIVRGINKFNDNRHPRTAIGITADKRVLAVVVDGRASQAHGVSIAELATIMKALGCEDALNLDGGGSSTAWVKNYGVVNYPTDNKKFDHEGERGVATVLTFLQNK, encoded by the coding sequence ATGAGAAAGTATTTAATTGTTTCCTTGCTACTAGCAGCTTGTTTTATGGGTTGTTCTCAAGATGGTCAATCAGCTATAACAGAACCGCCAGAAGTCCAAATTCCTAAAACTGATATAGAAATCATTTCTTCTGCTGAGTGGATCATTAAGGAGGTTTCAGATGAGGTTGTTTGGAAGTATTTTCATTTTGACAAATTATTTTCTTCAAAACAAAGTGTTACGGTAATAGAAATCAGTGCGGTTCCCAATGTTGTTTCTGCAGATATACAGTATGTTGAATCTGGTTTTTTGAAAACTAGTGATGCTGCTGTTAATACTGGTGCAATAGCAGCGATTAACGGGTCATTTTTTAATACTACAAACGGTGGCTCTACAGTTTTTTTGAAAAAGGATGGAAATGTGATAAATGAAACACGATCAGGTTTTGATTCGCACAGGGAAAACGGTGGATTTGGGATAAATTCTTTAGGTGAAGTTTCGATTAATGAGAAGCCTGTGAGCGGATGGGAAGATGTTAACGTCGAGACCCTATTGGTTTCGGGACCGCTTTTGATGAAAAATGGAGAAGATATAGTGCGGGGTATCAATAAATTTAATGATAACAGGCATCCTAGAACAGCGATCGGAATTACTGCGGATAAGCGTGTCTTGGCAGTGGTTGTTGACGGTAGGGCATCACAAGCTCATGGAGTTTCTATAGCTGAATTGGCCACAATAATGAAGGCTTTGGGATGTGAGGATGCTTTAAATTTAGATGGAGGAGGATCCTCTACTGCCTGGGTGAAGAATTACGGAGTCGTTAACTACCCGACCGATAATAAAAAATTTGATCATGAAGGGGAGCGTGGAGTCGCAACTGTTCTTACATTCTTACAGAATAAATAA
- a CDS encoding helix-turn-helix domain-containing protein gives MVWKATTKMEQKVEFIHEWLTQKYTITELCRSFNISRPTAYKLISRYEKMGLSGLIEQKRAPINHPNRTDHKVEKSILKLKGKHMLWGAKKIRILLFKQYPEELIPSVATVHNILFKNGLVKPQKRSRRVKPVFPIFDPKKCNDVWSADYKGKFLIGNKIYCHPLTIADSKSRFLFTA, from the coding sequence ATGGTCTGGAAAGCAACAACTAAAATGGAACAAAAAGTAGAATTTATTCATGAATGGTTAACTCAAAAGTATACCATCACAGAACTTTGTAGGTCTTTTAATATATCCCGGCCTACCGCCTACAAATTGATTTCCCGATATGAAAAAATGGGCCTATCGGGACTGATCGAGCAAAAAAGAGCTCCTATCAACCACCCCAACAGAACCGATCATAAAGTTGAGAAGTCAATTTTAAAATTAAAGGGCAAACACATGCTTTGGGGGGCGAAGAAAATTCGCATTTTGTTGTTTAAACAGTACCCAGAAGAACTTATCCCAAGTGTGGCTACAGTTCACAACATCCTTTTTAAAAATGGCCTAGTTAAACCTCAAAAGCGAAGCAGAAGGGTAAAGCCGGTGTTCCCTATCTTCGATCCAAAGAAGTGCAATGATGTTTGGAGTGCGGACTACAAGGGCAAGTTTTTAATAGGCAACAAAATATACTGTCACCCACTTACCATTGCCGACTCCAAGAGCAGGTTTTTGTTTACGGCATAG
- a CDS encoding integrase core domain-containing protein, which produces MDPVYSGPAQPDQNGRHERMHRDLKAACAKPSSFDLKAQQRSLNRFVKEYNHIRPHESLEMKTPADCHDFSNRPYPEKIPKYHYSSTMKVMKVCQNGSMRWKSYYWVYLTAALKGKYVGAEDQGNGIWRVFYSDVFLGYFNEKNIRDKQVSIRLSQNLV; this is translated from the coding sequence ATCGACCCCGTCTATTCCGGCCCGGCACAACCGGACCAGAACGGACGGCACGAACGTATGCACCGTGATCTGAAGGCAGCTTGTGCCAAACCCTCATCCTTCGACCTAAAGGCTCAACAACGCAGCCTGAATCGATTTGTGAAAGAATATAACCATATTAGGCCACATGAATCTTTGGAGATGAAAACCCCTGCTGATTGCCATGATTTTTCCAATAGACCGTACCCTGAAAAAATTCCGAAATATCACTATTCATCGACCATGAAAGTGATGAAAGTATGCCAAAATGGATCGATGCGATGGAAGTCGTATTACTGGGTGTATCTAACCGCAGCACTTAAAGGAAAATACGTAGGAGCCGAAGATCAAGGTAACGGAATTTGGAGAGTATTTTATAGTGACGTATTTTTAGGTTACTTTAACGAAAAGAACATAAGAGACAAACAAGTATCAATTAGACTAAGTCAGAATCTAGTGTAA
- a CDS encoding NAD(P)/FAD-dependent oxidoreductase — translation MKQNERIIIIGAGLSGLTLAYLLSKKNVFATVLEASNRPGGRIQTIKGENETPLELGATWFSVMHPNLISLLDELELKKFPQYSKGKSLFQTKSFEPAQEFYIPEAETPSYRIAGGTESLINTLNEKIDAEQIKLKTKVVSIEETENELIVQSNKGEKFIADKVILCLPAQLVGSQIKFIPELPNNISAVLPTVQTWMAGALKFVLEYSEPFWRKNGYSGMLYSHVGIVSEMYDHTNFEEDKFGFTGFLNGSSSTYTKELRKELVLRQLEELLGKDASTPLTYYEKIWTDEFILNGNRIINIPHQNNGHPLFQKTYMGGNLFFSGTESIDEFSGYMEGAILSAKNTLKKILK, via the coding sequence ATGAAACAAAACGAAAGAATAATAATCATTGGTGCGGGACTTAGCGGTCTTACCTTAGCATATTTATTATCAAAAAAGAATGTGTTTGCAACAGTTTTGGAAGCCTCGAATAGGCCAGGTGGTAGAATACAAACCATAAAAGGAGAAAATGAAACACCTCTAGAATTAGGTGCTACTTGGTTCTCTGTTATGCATCCCAACTTAATTTCATTATTGGATGAATTAGAATTAAAAAAATTCCCTCAATATTCTAAAGGAAAATCTTTATTTCAAACCAAATCATTTGAACCAGCTCAGGAATTTTATATACCCGAAGCCGAAACGCCATCTTATAGAATTGCAGGCGGAACAGAGAGTTTAATAAACACTTTGAATGAAAAAATAGATGCTGAACAAATTAAACTAAAAACAAAAGTTGTTTCCATTGAAGAAACTGAAAATGAATTAATAGTTCAATCCAATAAAGGAGAAAAATTTATAGCAGATAAAGTAATCTTATGCTTACCTGCTCAGTTGGTGGGTTCGCAAATTAAATTTATCCCTGAATTGCCTAACAATATTTCAGCTGTTTTACCAACGGTCCAAACTTGGATGGCGGGAGCCCTTAAATTTGTTTTAGAATATTCCGAACCGTTTTGGAGAAAAAATGGATATTCCGGAATGTTGTACAGTCATGTAGGAATTGTTTCTGAAATGTACGACCATACCAATTTTGAAGAAGATAAATTTGGTTTCACAGGCTTCTTGAATGGTAGTTCATCAACCTATACTAAAGAACTCAGAAAGGAACTTGTATTAAGGCAATTAGAAGAACTTTTGGGAAAAGATGCTTCAACTCCTTTAACTTACTATGAAAAAATATGGACAGACGAATTTATTCTAAATGGTAATCGAATAATCAATATACCACATCAAAATAATGGACATCCGTTATTTCAGAAAACCTATATGGGTGGTAATTTATTTTTTTCAGGGACAGAATCCATTGATGAATTCTCTGGCTATATGGAAGGAGCAATACTTTCAGCGAAAAATACTTTAAAAAAAATATTAAAATAA
- a CDS encoding IS110 family transposase produces the protein MNTQITATPKLFIGIDIHKRSWKVHCATDLSSGKTFSMQPHAELLLEYVTKHYPAYEVSTAYEAGCCGYHAHRCFVSYGWRSLVVNPADIFRKGKERHTKTDRIDAQLIARELKDDRLSSICVPDKCREQLRSLFRRRNDLVKDMRQIKSYIKMQLLYYGISIPQDLDNDHWSHKFRVWVDSLDFEYDTGNEVLRSRMRSFRFIDQEFRDVSTLLRRYTKIHFKKDYMLLRSIPGIGPIVASGILSELGDLRRFKNIKHLAGYVGLAPGIYQSGDTVRHTGVSMRAHRLIRSYFIEASWQAIRTDPVMQGYYRKHHGKNVKSVIVKVARKLLSRTLAVIKTETPYVIGVLE, from the coding sequence ATGAACACTCAAATTACTGCTACACCTAAGTTATTCATTGGTATCGACATACACAAGCGTAGTTGGAAAGTACATTGTGCGACTGATCTTTCATCCGGCAAGACTTTTAGCATGCAGCCTCATGCGGAATTGCTTTTGGAATATGTAACCAAACATTATCCAGCTTATGAAGTGTCTACCGCCTATGAGGCAGGCTGCTGCGGGTACCACGCACATCGTTGCTTTGTAAGTTACGGTTGGCGCTCATTGGTAGTCAATCCAGCCGATATTTTCAGAAAGGGCAAGGAGCGTCACACTAAGACAGACCGAATAGACGCGCAGCTTATAGCGCGTGAATTAAAAGATGACAGACTGAGTAGTATATGTGTTCCAGATAAATGTAGAGAGCAATTACGTAGTTTGTTTCGTCGTAGGAATGATTTGGTAAAGGATATGCGTCAGATCAAGAGCTATATCAAAATGCAGTTGTTGTATTATGGTATTAGCATACCACAGGATCTTGATAACGACCATTGGAGCCATAAGTTTAGGGTTTGGGTTGATAGTCTGGATTTTGAGTATGATACTGGCAATGAAGTTTTGCGAAGCCGTATGCGCAGCTTTCGGTTTATTGATCAGGAGTTTCGTGATGTTTCTACATTATTGCGTCGATATACTAAAATACATTTCAAGAAAGATTATATGCTTTTACGAAGTATTCCTGGGATAGGTCCAATAGTTGCCAGTGGTATTTTGAGTGAATTGGGAGACTTACGCCGTTTTAAGAATATTAAACATTTGGCCGGATATGTAGGTCTGGCGCCGGGCATTTACCAAAGTGGTGATACCGTCCGCCATACCGGTGTGAGTATGCGTGCTCACCGCTTAATACGAAGTTATTTCATAGAAGCTTCTTGGCAGGCTATTCGAACAGATCCCGTGATGCAGGGCTATTACCGCAAGCATCATGGAAAAAATGTGAAGAGTGTCATTGTAAAGGTAGCTAGGAAACTATTAAGTAGAACATTAGCTGTAATAAAGACGGAGACCCCTTATGTGATAGGGGTATTGGAATAA
- a CDS encoding WD40 repeat domain-containing protein: protein MRIEVKKIATLTGHSDSVYALDKGIEEHLIFSGSGDKIIAQWNLKTFQDEKFVASYPTVLYSICHIPEKQILLAGTSDGNVHILDLEKKEKIKILKNHTSQIFNIRYSIKTNCIYTAGGDGNFAIYSLDTFALIKIEKLCNEKVRDIDFNYKTSEIAVASGDCNIRIFDLKTLLKKKVFVGHRLSSNVVRFSPDGKFLLTGGRDGHLNIWQVGHYEKIKSIPAHDWAIYDIAYSPNSNLFATASRDKTLKIWDSKTFQLLKVINKEKYDGHLFSVNKLIWSTYNNYLISAGDDRTIIIWEINLNMIS from the coding sequence ATGAGAATTGAGGTAAAGAAAATAGCGACACTCACAGGTCATAGCGACTCAGTATATGCTTTAGATAAAGGAATAGAAGAACATCTTATTTTCTCTGGTAGTGGCGATAAGATAATCGCTCAATGGAATTTAAAAACATTTCAAGACGAAAAATTTGTAGCTAGTTATCCTACCGTTTTATATTCTATTTGTCACATACCCGAAAAACAAATATTACTGGCAGGAACTTCAGATGGCAATGTTCATATATTAGATTTAGAAAAGAAAGAAAAAATAAAAATTCTAAAAAATCATACTTCTCAGATTTTTAATATTAGGTATTCTATTAAAACCAATTGCATTTATACAGCTGGTGGAGACGGTAACTTTGCAATTTACTCACTTGACACCTTTGCCTTAATCAAGATTGAAAAACTTTGTAATGAAAAAGTACGAGATATTGATTTTAATTATAAGACTTCTGAAATAGCTGTTGCTTCAGGAGATTGCAACATTCGTATTTTTGACCTAAAAACATTACTAAAAAAAAAGGTCTTTGTTGGACATCGGCTTTCGTCAAATGTTGTGCGTTTCAGTCCTGATGGAAAATTCCTTTTAACGGGGGGTAGAGATGGTCATTTGAACATCTGGCAAGTTGGACATTATGAGAAAATAAAATCAATTCCTGCTCATGATTGGGCGATTTACGATATTGCATACAGCCCAAATTCTAACTTATTTGCTACGGCTAGTCGTGACAAAACATTAAAAATTTGGGATTCGAAAACATTTCAACTATTAAAAGTGATTAACAAAGAAAAATATGATGGACACCTATTTTCTGTAAATAAATTAATTTGGAGCACCTACAATAATTATTTGATTTCTGCAGGGGACGATAGAACTATTATAATATGGGAGATAAATTTAAATATGATCTCATGA
- a CDS encoding Fic family protein, which translates to MKPPYKITPEILRLITSISEKIGEVNANFLNRPSPKLRKQNRIKTIHSSLKIEGNHLTEEQITALLENKRVIGPKKDVVEVLNAIEIYENLGKYDPNNEQSFLKAHLRLMEGLIENPGRYRKQGVGIVKGPKVEHMAPPFDNVPFLMKDLIEYLKKGDEIELIKSCVFHYEMVFIHPFIDGNGRMGRLWQTLILMEKYPLFEFLPFETLISNDQEKYYKALSESDKTGQSTKFIEYMLNVINTSISELLNFNNRTLNEKDRLEYFVSLNKIAFNRKDYMTIFKNISSATASRDLKKGVELDLFEKIGEKNKTIYRLK; encoded by the coding sequence ATGAAGCCTCCATATAAAATAACACCAGAAATATTAAGGTTAATCACTTCCATTTCGGAAAAAATTGGAGAGGTTAATGCCAACTTTTTAAATAGACCTTCCCCAAAATTAAGAAAACAAAATCGTATTAAAACAATTCATTCCTCTTTGAAAATCGAGGGAAATCATTTAACCGAAGAACAAATCACAGCACTTTTGGAGAACAAAAGAGTAATCGGTCCCAAAAAGGATGTTGTTGAAGTGCTTAACGCCATTGAGATTTATGAGAACTTAGGAAAATACGATCCAAACAACGAACAATCATTTCTAAAAGCTCATTTAAGGTTAATGGAAGGGTTAATTGAAAACCCTGGAAGGTATAGGAAACAAGGGGTTGGAATTGTAAAAGGTCCAAAAGTAGAACATATGGCGCCACCTTTTGATAATGTTCCGTTTTTAATGAAAGATCTAATTGAATACCTAAAAAAAGGAGATGAAATAGAACTAATAAAAAGTTGTGTTTTTCATTACGAAATGGTGTTTATCCATCCATTTATAGATGGGAATGGTAGAATGGGAAGGTTGTGGCAAACCTTAATATTAATGGAGAAATATCCTCTTTTTGAGTTTTTACCTTTTGAAACGCTAATTAGTAATGATCAGGAGAAATATTATAAAGCACTATCTGAAAGTGATAAAACCGGACAGTCAACAAAGTTCATAGAATATATGCTTAACGTTATTAACACTTCTATTAGTGAACTTTTGAATTTCAATAACAGAACATTAAATGAGAAAGACAGATTAGAATATTTCGTTTCATTGAATAAAATTGCATTTAACAGAAAAGACTATATGACAATTTTTAAAAACATATCTTCAGCTACGGCAAGTCGAGATTTAAAGAAAGGCGTTGAATTAGATTTATTTGAGAAAATTGGAGAAAAGAACAAAACAATTTATCGCCTTAAATAA
- a CDS encoding DUF1206 domain-containing protein: MGMSYNIKKKIARFGIASKGVVFILIGGLTAWSAFGSGGKKTDSNGAMTFLIKQPFGQVLLWVLAIGLASYVFWRLYQSFIDPENEGNDLKGLATRFGYLSNGLFYLFILYGAVKLLLGGGSSDGGNESMIQKLLNTGSGRWIIAAVALIYLGQAIYLMFLAYSGRFKAQIKETGMADKTQKLMLNSGRVGYTALGLVFGMIAYLTVRSAMSFDASKAGGIKDALIFIQNEFGVLVLAIMAFGLATFGVFMIIKASVRDMKF; encoded by the coding sequence ATGGGCATGTCGTATAACATAAAAAAGAAAATAGCCCGTTTCGGCATTGCATCCAAGGGTGTGGTTTTTATTTTAATTGGTGGCTTAACGGCCTGGAGCGCTTTTGGAAGCGGCGGCAAAAAAACAGATAGTAATGGGGCTATGACGTTTTTAATCAAGCAGCCTTTCGGTCAGGTGCTGCTCTGGGTATTGGCCATCGGCTTGGCGAGTTATGTTTTTTGGCGCTTGTATCAATCCTTTATCGATCCCGAAAATGAAGGGAATGATCTAAAAGGATTGGCAACTCGTTTTGGCTATCTTTCGAATGGCTTATTTTACCTGTTTATACTTTATGGTGCTGTCAAGTTACTTCTGGGTGGCGGCAGTAGCGATGGCGGCAACGAGTCAATGATTCAAAAACTCCTAAATACCGGATCCGGCAGGTGGATAATAGCTGCTGTGGCACTCATCTATCTGGGACAAGCCATCTATCTCATGTTTCTTGCTTACTCCGGAAGATTTAAAGCACAGATAAAAGAGACGGGCATGGCTGATAAAACACAAAAACTCATGTTAAATTCGGGTCGTGTGGGCTATACCGCTTTGGGCTTGGTTTTCGGAATGATTGCATACCTTACCGTGCGGTCTGCCATGTCGTTCGATGCATCAAAAGCGGGTGGTATAAAAGATGCGCTTATATTTATTCAAAATGAATTTGGCGTCTTGGTATTAGCCATTATGGCATTTGGTTTGGCAACCTTTGGTGTATTTATGATTATAAAGGCCAGTGTGCGCGATATGAAATTTTAA